The genomic DNA ATATGTTGGCAACAAATCATATTCAGGTTGTTATGTTACTTGTACATCGTAAGATAGATAAAGATGAGCTTGTTGATACGCTGGATGGAGTTGTAGACCGTCACAATTTATTTTTTGTTGATTTTTCTGCACAGAGTCCAACTGAAATATTTTATGAAAAAAAAATAGAGTTACTGCAACGTATAGACACCATCATTCAATGCAATCGAGCATGATTAAATTATAATACCAAAATTTTTAAAAGCCTTTTTTTGAAAGGTTGAAATCCCCAGAGTAGCTAAATTGTTTTTTTTAATCCACTGATAATCTTGTGAGGCTAATGTTTTGAGGTTTAGATTTTTTTTTAAATTTAAATGTAAAACTTGAGCAATAATTTTTTGATGGGTCAATTGATGATTGATATTGGCAACGGATGTTAAGTTTGAGCTTTGTTTCTCTGTAATGCTCTCTAACCAGTGCAGGATGGTATGGTGTGATAGTTTTTTTTCACTCTCCAGGCTGGGGTTTTGCCATAAATTCTCCCAGCGGCCAGGTTGGGTACGTTTCTGCATTAAAAAATGTCCTTCGTACTCTACCAATACAATTGCCGCATAAATATTTTTTTGTTTGATCTTTTTGGCCTTTATAGGAAATTGATCCACTTGCCCCTTCTTTAAAGCAGTGCACTGTTTCTGCACTGGGCATAATAAGCATTGAGGGTTTTTTGGAGTGCAAACAGTGGCTCCTAATTCCATGATGGCTTGATTGTAATCACCCGGATTTTTTTCATCCAATAGCGATTGAGATTTTTCACAGGGTTTGGAATCATCGGCAAACAGTCTGGCCATCACCCGTTTTACATTGCCATCAACACAAGCTATAGCTTGATCAAACGCAATAGAAGCAACTGAGGCACT from bacterium includes the following:
- the mutY gene encoding A/G-specific adenine glycosylase; protein product: MSWYKKYARDLPWRRTKNPYYIWLSEVMLQQTQVKTVIPYYKKFIQAFPTIEDLAQASEDNLMQYWQGLGYYRRAKHLHQAANQIVSNYDGKLPQTAQELIQLKGFGEYTSASVASIAFDQAIACVDGNVKRVMARLFADDSKPCEKSQSLLDEKNPGDYNQAIMELGATVCTPKNPQCLLCPVQKQCTALKKGQVDQFPIKAKKIKQKNIYAAIVLVEYEGHFLMQKRTQPGRWENLWQNPSLESEKKLSHHTILHWLESITEKQSSNLTSVANINHQLTHQKIIAQVLHLNLKKNLNLKTLASQDYQWIKKNNLATLGISTFQKKAFKNFGIII